A section of the Sphingobacteriales bacterium genome encodes:
- a CDS encoding SusD/RagB family nutrient-binding outer membrane lipoprotein has translation MKRNIRFLALLMIAGFLSTSCNKWIDPDININPDAPSTVTMATLLPSIMANVGYTTVGGTDVNMPTAIWIQQLAGIDRQAAAYDNYDFKAGDCNNLWNSNYSSTMMDIKQFIELANAKNSPYNRGIGKVLMAISLGMTTDLWGDIPYTEAFQGADNLAPVFDNQQAVYTTIQTLLDEAIADFEKPESENEVDVVGDLIYDGDVDLWKEAAYGLKARYAIHLSEVNGNSAYTTAFGFIDKAISSNANTFQIPFDATPTGANPLSQYVEQRGDIRMGKFFIDLLKTTNDPRIAVYAAQVGGDYVGSGPGEGNASASNLGDAVIAQDAPVILMSYPEVLFIKAECDYKLGRENDAKGSLKDAVAASLDYWGVNNPTWKTAFDAVIDGLSGANLYKAIVLQKYIALFYQLEAYNDWRRTNNEIGLVKNQFVPTAIPNRYPYPQEEMSFNKNCPKNVLISDKIWWDK, from the coding sequence ATGAAACGAAATATCAGATTTTTAGCCTTGTTGATGATTGCAGGTTTCCTTTCCACTTCCTGTAATAAGTGGATCGATCCCGACATCAACATTAACCCTGATGCTCCGTCAACGGTAACTATGGCCACACTATTACCATCTATCATGGCAAATGTCGGCTACACCACTGTCGGAGGAACAGATGTAAATATGCCCACAGCCATTTGGATTCAGCAACTCGCTGGTATTGACCGTCAGGCTGCTGCTTATGACAACTATGATTTCAAGGCAGGCGACTGCAACAACCTCTGGAACTCCAATTATTCTTCTACTATGATGGATATCAAACAGTTCATTGAACTTGCCAATGCAAAAAATTCTCCCTACAACAGAGGAATAGGTAAAGTGTTAATGGCTATTTCCTTAGGTATGACCACAGACCTCTGGGGTGATATCCCTTATACCGAAGCATTCCAGGGAGCTGATAACCTTGCCCCTGTCTTCGATAATCAGCAAGCCGTCTATACCACTATTCAAACTCTTCTGGATGAAGCCATTGCTGACTTCGAAAAACCGGAAAGTGAAAATGAAGTGGATGTCGTTGGCGACCTTATTTATGATGGAGATGTTGACCTATGGAAAGAAGCAGCCTATGGCCTTAAAGCAAGATATGCCATCCATTTAAGTGAAGTGAACGGAAACAGTGCATATACTACTGCTTTTGGCTTTATTGACAAAGCTATTTCCTCCAATGCCAACACCTTTCAGATTCCATTTGATGCTACCCCAACTGGAGCTAACCCTTTATCTCAGTATGTTGAACAAAGAGGCGATATCAGAATGGGTAAATTCTTTATTGACCTTTTAAAAACCACCAATGATCCGAGAATTGCTGTTTATGCAGCACAGGTTGGTGGTGATTATGTAGGCTCAGGGCCTGGCGAAGGAAATGCAAGTGCATCCAATCTGGGAGATGCAGTCATTGCTCAGGACGCACCTGTTATTCTGATGTCTTATCCTGAAGTGTTGTTCATCAAAGCTGAATGCGACTATAAACTCGGACGTGAAAATGATGCAAAAGGCTCATTGAAAGATGCTGTAGCCGCTTCGCTGGATTACTGGGGCGTCAATAATCCTACATGGAAAACTGCATTTGATGCTGTCATTGATGGCCTTAGCGGTGCCAATCTCTACAAAGCCATTGTTCTTCAGAAATATATTGCCCTGTTCTACCAGCTCGAAGCTTACAACGACTGGAGAAGAACAAACAATGAAATCGGACTTGTCAAGAACCAGTTTGTTCCTACAGCTATTCCCAACAGGTATCCTTATCCTCAGGAAGAAATGAGCTTTAACAAGAATTGCCCGAAAAACGTTTTGATCAGCGATAAAATCTGGTGGGATAAATAA
- a CDS encoding pyridoxal phosphate-dependent aminotransferase yields the protein MPDLSKKAIEMPASPIRKLVPFSEAAQKRGIKIYHLNIGQPDIETPEEYWTAVRNFSNKVLEYSHSAGNESYRRKLAEYYKSYQINVEYSDILITTGGSEAVLFGFYACMNPGDEVIIPEPFYTNYNAFAIMAGVKIRPITAYIENGFALPPISEFEKLITPKTKAILICNPNNPTGYLYSKEELEQLRELALKYDLFLFADEVYREMVYDGQNHTSILTLPGLEKHAVVFDSISKRYSACGARVGAIVSKNRELMASVLKFGQARLCPPTLDQAGAEASIDVPPAYFENIIEEYSSRRNLMVEALNKMEGVICPKPGGAFYAIVRLPVDDSEKFCQWMLESFNYQGQTVMMAPAPGFYATPGCGKNEVRIAYVLKKENLEKAMICLEQALLQYPGRTI from the coding sequence ATGCCTGATTTATCAAAGAAAGCGATAGAAATGCCGGCTTCCCCTATCAGGAAACTCGTTCCCTTCAGCGAAGCTGCTCAGAAAAGAGGTATTAAAATTTATCATCTCAATATAGGACAGCCGGATATTGAAACCCCTGAAGAATATTGGACTGCAGTCAGAAATTTTTCAAATAAAGTCCTGGAGTATTCACATTCTGCCGGTAACGAATCGTACAGAAGAAAACTGGCTGAATATTACAAAAGCTATCAGATCAATGTAGAATACAGCGATATTCTTATAACTACAGGTGGAAGTGAAGCCGTTTTATTCGGCTTTTATGCCTGTATGAATCCGGGAGATGAAGTCATCATTCCTGAACCATTCTACACCAACTACAATGCCTTTGCTATCATGGCTGGTGTTAAGATCAGACCTATCACTGCCTATATTGAAAATGGTTTTGCACTTCCCCCCATCAGTGAATTTGAAAAGTTGATCACACCCAAAACAAAGGCCATACTTATTTGCAATCCCAATAATCCTACCGGTTATCTTTACTCAAAAGAGGAACTTGAACAACTCAGAGAGCTCGCCCTAAAATATGACCTTTTTCTTTTTGCCGATGAAGTATATCGTGAAATGGTATATGATGGGCAAAATCATACCTCGATCCTAACCTTACCGGGATTAGAAAAGCATGCTGTTGTATTTGACTCTATATCAAAAAGATACAGCGCATGTGGTGCCCGTGTGGGAGCTATTGTTTCCAAAAACAGGGAATTGATGGCCTCAGTCCTGAAATTCGGGCAGGCCAGGTTGTGCCCTCCTACTCTCGATCAGGCCGGTGCTGAAGCTTCGATTGATGTTCCTCCTGCTTATTTTGAAAATATTATTGAAGAATACTCTTCCAGAAGAAATCTTATGGTTGAGGCTTTAAATAAAATGGAAGGTGTTATATGTCCAAAACCGGGCGGAGCTTTTTATGCCATCGTCAGGCTGCCGGTTGATGATTCAGAAAAATTCTGTCAGTGGATGCTTGAATCATTTAATTATCAGGGACAGACCGTAATGATGGCACCTGCTCCGGGTTTTTATGCAACACCAGGTTGTGGAAAAAATGAAGTCAGAATTGCTTATGTATTGAAAAAAGAAAACCTTGAGAAGGCTATGATTTGCCTCGAACAGGCATTGCTTCAGTACCCCGGAAGAACCATCTGA